In Alteromonas naphthalenivorans, one DNA window encodes the following:
- a CDS encoding DMT family transporter: protein MGLRDIAALLLLASIWGGSFIFMRVAAPEFGIYVLVAIRTVLATSVLLPILMMTGGVSQIFKHWFPIALVGLANTAVPFVLFNYSSLHLEAGVNAILNATAPMFGALVAWLWLGDKLTPTAIAGLALGFLGVTVISQQKLGEGDISFVPILTALLATTCYGIAASMMKRWLQGVRPLVVATGSQAMASIMLAPFALSTLPATMPSANAWLNAVALAILGTAIAYILYFKLIANVGPAKAISVAYMVPLFGIIWGVLFLQEHLSLQTIIGGVMILTGVALTTGVIGIIKRSRAAKTA, encoded by the coding sequence ATGGGCTTAAGAGATATTGCTGCACTGTTATTGTTAGCGTCTATTTGGGGCGGTTCATTTATCTTTATGCGTGTGGCGGCGCCTGAGTTTGGTATTTATGTATTGGTTGCCATTCGTACCGTACTGGCTACCAGTGTGTTACTGCCTATTTTGATGATGACCGGTGGCGTGAGCCAAATTTTCAAGCATTGGTTTCCCATTGCTCTGGTAGGGCTAGCGAATACGGCCGTGCCCTTCGTGTTGTTCAACTACAGTAGTTTGCATTTAGAGGCTGGGGTTAATGCTATTTTAAACGCTACTGCGCCAATGTTTGGCGCGCTGGTCGCGTGGCTATGGCTGGGCGATAAACTTACTCCTACTGCTATAGCAGGCTTAGCTCTCGGGTTTTTAGGGGTGACGGTTATCAGCCAGCAAAAGCTAGGGGAAGGTGATATTAGCTTTGTGCCTATTCTAACTGCTTTACTTGCTACTACCTGCTACGGCATTGCGGCCAGCATGATGAAACGATGGCTACAAGGCGTGCGGCCTTTAGTGGTGGCGACAGGAAGCCAAGCGATGGCATCTATTATGTTAGCGCCGTTCGCGTTAAGTACATTACCAGCTACGATGCCAAGTGCTAATGCATGGCTAAATGCTGTGGCGCTGGCCATTTTAGGTACCGCTATTGCTTACATCCTATATTTCAAATTGATTGCCAATGTGGGCCCAGCAAAAGCGATTTCGGTGGCCTACATGGTGCCGTTGTTTGGCATTATTTGGGGGGTATTATTTTTGCAAGAACACTTGTCGTTACAAACCATTATTGGTGGGGTAATGATATTAACGGGT
- a CDS encoding methylated-DNA--[protein]-cysteine S-methyltransferase, with product MTVCKSYLESPQGLIEIAATSKGISAIAFVDSVNVDGGTTSNDFTEAAKAQLAAYFNGSLTQFDLPFDAKGTTFQQGVWKALCDIPYGETASYADIANKLNNPKAVRAVGMANGRNPIAIVVPCHRVIGSNKTLTGYAGGLERKQYLLKLEGAQGVLWA from the coding sequence ATGACAGTATGCAAAAGCTATCTTGAGTCACCACAAGGGCTTATTGAAATAGCGGCGACTAGCAAAGGAATTAGTGCGATTGCCTTTGTAGATAGCGTTAACGTTGACGGTGGCACTACCAGTAATGATTTCACTGAAGCGGCCAAAGCGCAGCTAGCGGCTTATTTTAATGGTAGCCTCACCCAGTTCGACTTACCTTTTGATGCCAAAGGCACTACGTTTCAGCAAGGGGTATGGAAGGCACTATGTGATATACCGTATGGTGAAACCGCCAGTTATGCAGATATTGCCAATAAGCTAAATAATCCTAAAGCGGTTCGTGCAGTGGGCATGGCCAACGGGCGCAACCCTATAGCGATAGTGGTACCCTGTCACCGAGTTATTGGAAGCAATAAAACCTTAACGGGATACGCAGGTGGGCTTGAACGCAAGCAATACTTATTAAAATTAGAAGGAGCGCAAGGCGTATTATGGGCTTAA
- a CDS encoding DNA-3-methyladenine glycosylase 2 family protein — MNTDIKDSAHVDNEHRETYAKARVSRDARFDGRFFVAVKTTGIFCRPICPAKLPDEKNVAYYNHAAKAMSDGFRPCLRCRPDSAPSSFAWLGVGTTVTRALTLLSDIPVQSISTISSRLGISERHLNKLMVSHTGLSPKQYQDLQRVLFAKQLLQQSTMKLTDIAFSAGYASTRQLQRAVQTYCKKTPTELRSKRHTALPEISLRLHFRPPYHWQQVREFLALRAIRGVEKVSEDTYCRYISVKGELGFISATFNESANGFDVKMRLPNLAYVYKTVEQIKQLLDLHAAPELIEKSLLAAGLPDNLLTKGLRLPGTWTVFESGCRAIVGQQVSVKAAINQAGLLAQHLGAVGTEEPVEQNQRYCFPEPEAVANSELTFLRMPNARKLALRDFAALFCNGNQPTHDEILSIKGVGQWTLDYLKMRGERNPDVYLSGDLIVRKMAEKYPVLPQKAAPWQSYLTLQLWQLSNG; from the coding sequence ATGAACACTGACATAAAAGATTCAGCGCACGTAGACAATGAGCACCGCGAAACTTACGCTAAAGCTAGGGTAAGTAGAGATGCCCGCTTTGATGGCCGCTTCTTTGTGGCGGTGAAAACCACGGGCATTTTCTGTCGGCCAATTTGCCCTGCGAAATTGCCAGATGAAAAGAACGTGGCTTACTATAACCACGCTGCTAAAGCCATGAGCGATGGCTTTCGTCCCTGTTTACGATGCAGGCCCGACAGTGCACCGTCTTCTTTTGCGTGGTTAGGGGTAGGCACAACGGTAACAAGAGCGCTAACGCTATTAAGTGATATACCCGTGCAGTCTATCTCCACCATTTCAAGCCGGTTGGGTATTAGTGAGCGTCACTTAAATAAACTCATGGTGTCGCATACGGGGTTGTCGCCCAAACAATATCAAGATTTACAAAGGGTGCTGTTTGCTAAGCAGCTACTACAGCAATCTACCATGAAGCTTACTGACATCGCGTTTAGCGCCGGATATGCTTCTACAAGGCAGCTTCAGCGAGCAGTGCAAACCTATTGCAAAAAAACGCCTACCGAATTACGAAGCAAACGCCATACTGCTTTGCCTGAAATATCTCTTAGGTTGCACTTCAGGCCACCTTACCACTGGCAGCAAGTACGTGAATTTCTTGCTTTGCGCGCTATTCGTGGCGTAGAAAAGGTGTCTGAAGATACCTACTGCCGTTATATCAGCGTAAAGGGTGAATTGGGGTTTATTAGCGCGACTTTTAACGAGAGCGCAAATGGCTTCGATGTAAAAATGCGTTTGCCAAATTTGGCTTACGTGTATAAAACGGTTGAACAAATCAAGCAGCTGCTCGATTTACATGCAGCCCCGGAGTTAATAGAAAAATCGCTATTAGCAGCGGGTTTGCCTGATAATCTTCTTACTAAAGGGTTGCGACTTCCTGGTACATGGACTGTGTTTGAAAGTGGGTGCAGAGCGATTGTTGGGCAGCAAGTCAGTGTGAAAGCCGCGATTAACCAAGCTGGGCTGCTTGCACAGCATTTAGGGGCGGTAGGCACTGAGGAACCCGTCGAGCAAAACCAACGTTATTGTTTTCCTGAACCCGAAGCGGTTGCCAATAGTGAGTTAACTTTTTTGCGTATGCCTAACGCCCGTAAGCTTGCACTTCGTGATTTTGCGGCTTTGTTTTGTAATGGTAACCAGCCTACTCATGATGAAATATTGTCAATCAAAGGGGTTGGTCAATGGACCTTAGATTACCTTAAGATGCGAGGTGAACGTAACCCTGATGTGTACTTATCTGGCGACCTTATTGTAAGAAAAATGGCTGAGAAATATCCGGTGTTGCCGCAAAAGGCTGCGCCATGGCAAAGTTACTTAACACTACAGCTGTGGCAGTTGAGTAATGGTTAA
- a CDS encoding serine hydrolase domain-containing protein — protein MLQTTRNLVTRLIRISLFFFTLLVTLPALSADWLSDYANYVQREAAKYNVPGYTFVYYEQGKAPQVYVYGRTHKGGKRITEDTVFRLASVSKTFTALLSAKLVEQQRLRWDTPISTLLPDIPFNVDGMETLQLQHIVGQSSGFMPNAYDNLIEADYSLQRVLTSLSKLEPLCVPGECYTYQNALFGALEYYLTNNYSSYSREVQTQLFTPLGMNTASVGKGGLLASASWARPHIAIARDRWREGAVESNYYRFSPAAGVNASITDMTIYLQALLGEFPTVISPDMIKEVTTPRVKTQRETRRRGWRKMLKDAHYGLGWRVYDFDGKRINYHGGWVKGYRADVAFAPDYKTGYVMLMNAESNMINSTTAEFWKRYFKHAEAKE, from the coding sequence ATGTTGCAAACCACGCGCAATTTAGTAACGCGCCTGATTAGAATTAGCCTATTCTTTTTCACGCTTCTCGTGACACTTCCCGCTTTAAGCGCCGATTGGCTTTCTGATTATGCCAACTATGTGCAGCGCGAGGCCGCAAAATATAATGTGCCCGGCTATACCTTTGTTTATTACGAGCAAGGCAAGGCGCCACAAGTGTATGTTTATGGCAGAACGCATAAAGGTGGAAAGCGCATTACTGAAGACACGGTCTTTCGCCTAGCTTCGGTATCAAAAACTTTCACTGCACTACTCTCTGCCAAACTTGTTGAGCAACAACGTTTGCGTTGGGACACCCCCATTTCCACCCTATTGCCTGATATTCCTTTCAATGTGGACGGTATGGAAACATTGCAGCTTCAGCATATTGTGGGGCAATCTAGCGGTTTTATGCCTAATGCCTACGACAACTTAATTGAAGCTGATTATTCTCTGCAGCGGGTGTTAACCTCATTGAGTAAACTCGAGCCCTTGTGCGTGCCCGGCGAATGCTACACCTATCAAAATGCACTTTTTGGTGCGCTCGAATATTACCTTACCAACAACTATTCGTCTTATTCTCGGGAAGTACAAACTCAGCTCTTTACGCCACTGGGCATGAATACCGCTAGCGTAGGAAAAGGCGGATTGCTTGCTTCTGCGTCTTGGGCTCGCCCACACATTGCTATTGCCAGAGACAGGTGGCGTGAAGGTGCAGTTGAAAGTAACTACTACCGTTTTTCACCCGCTGCAGGTGTAAACGCAAGCATTACTGATATGACTATTTACTTGCAAGCATTGCTGGGCGAGTTCCCTACGGTGATCTCACCCGACATGATTAAGGAAGTCACCACACCACGGGTTAAAACCCAGCGCGAAACTAGGCGCAGAGGTTGGCGAAAAATGCTAAAAGACGCCCATTACGGACTAGGCTGGCGAGTTTATGATTTTGACGGCAAGCGCATTAACTACCATGGAGGCTGGGTAAAAGGGTATCGTGCTGATGTGGCGTTTGCGCCCGATTATAAAACCGGATATGTGATGCTGATGAATGCCGAATCGAATATGATCAATTCCACAACGGCTGAGTTTTGGAAGCGTTATTTTAAACACGCTGAGGCTAAAGAATAG
- the speA gene encoding biosynthetic arginine decarboxylase, whose product MSDWSIEEAERVYGVSQWGGGYFQVGENGNVHVTPVPDDPSIRIDFKSVVEEIRKEGVQFPVVVRFHDILRSQVASLNKAFRSSIEEAEYKGLYQGVYPVKVNQMREVVEEIVEAGAPFNYGLEAGSKAELLTVLAMNTNEDSLTILNGYKDDEFMRLALLGRKLGRKIVVVVEKYSELLLLVKVSKELNIDPIIGVRAKMTVKGRGKWESSGGERAKFGLTITEIIKTARYLEEQGMSHCLKLLHFHIGSQLTDIRAVKEAMTEGARIYADLHKMGFPLDYVDVGGGLGIDYDGSNSTNESSRNYSMQEYVADVVYGMKEMCDLEGVPHPNLVSESGRAITAHHSCVVTEIVGEIKSNAAQIDTSENENEHVFLKNMRELSDDFENQTNMHEVYNDASQYKEQALGAFKLRVLSLEELAKIETLYWDIMARLQVWYRKEEYVPEELQELDYSLSSQYLCNFSVFQSAADTWAIDQLLPVVPLTRMNEKPTVNCSLVDITCDSDGKIDQFSIGREITDVLPMHPLKKDEPYYIGLFLTGAYQDVMGDMHNLFGRLNEVHIFSYDDDPEDFYIEEVVKGSSVEDVLNIMQYNPRAMASDVKRLIDRQVSGGKINPKEGVRWTDFYENCLSGYTYLKP is encoded by the coding sequence TTGTCAGATTGGAGCATTGAAGAAGCAGAGCGCGTCTATGGCGTGTCTCAATGGGGTGGCGGCTATTTTCAAGTTGGTGAAAATGGTAACGTGCATGTGACTCCAGTTCCTGATGATCCCAGTATTCGCATCGATTTTAAATCGGTTGTTGAAGAGATTCGAAAAGAAGGGGTTCAATTCCCTGTAGTGGTTCGTTTTCACGACATCTTACGTTCTCAGGTCGCTAGTCTGAACAAAGCCTTTCGCAGCTCTATTGAAGAAGCTGAGTATAAAGGACTTTACCAAGGCGTGTATCCGGTAAAAGTAAACCAGATGCGTGAAGTGGTAGAAGAAATTGTAGAGGCAGGTGCACCTTTTAACTATGGTTTAGAAGCGGGCTCAAAAGCCGAGCTACTTACCGTACTTGCCATGAACACCAACGAAGATTCTTTGACCATCCTTAACGGTTATAAAGACGACGAGTTTATGCGCCTAGCATTATTAGGTAGAAAGCTTGGTCGCAAAATAGTCGTTGTGGTTGAAAAGTACAGTGAATTACTACTGTTAGTAAAAGTGTCTAAAGAACTGAACATAGACCCTATTATCGGCGTGCGCGCTAAAATGACGGTGAAAGGCCGTGGTAAATGGGAAAGCTCTGGCGGCGAACGCGCTAAGTTTGGCCTTACTATTACCGAAATTATTAAAACTGCCCGTTATCTTGAAGAACAAGGTATGTCTCATTGCCTTAAATTATTGCATTTCCACATTGGTAGTCAGCTTACCGATATTCGTGCAGTAAAAGAGGCTATGACCGAAGGCGCGCGTATTTATGCCGATTTGCACAAGATGGGCTTCCCACTAGATTATGTTGATGTAGGTGGCGGCTTAGGTATTGATTACGATGGTAGTAACTCTACTAACGAGTCTTCTCGTAACTACAGCATGCAAGAATATGTGGCCGATGTAGTTTACGGCATGAAAGAGATGTGCGACCTAGAAGGCGTACCGCATCCAAATTTAGTGAGTGAAAGTGGCCGAGCTATCACTGCACACCACAGTTGTGTAGTAACAGAGATAGTAGGCGAAATTAAGTCGAATGCGGCACAAATCGACACGTCTGAAAATGAGAACGAACACGTATTTTTGAAAAATATGCGTGAGTTGTCAGACGATTTCGAGAATCAAACCAATATGCACGAAGTGTATAACGATGCGTCGCAATATAAAGAACAAGCTCTCGGTGCCTTTAAATTACGCGTATTGTCGTTGGAAGAATTGGCGAAAATTGAAACCCTTTACTGGGATATCATGGCGCGTTTGCAAGTATGGTATCGCAAAGAAGAATACGTACCTGAAGAACTGCAAGAGTTAGATTACAGCTTGTCTTCGCAATACTTGTGTAACTTCTCGGTATTTCAGTCGGCTGCGGATACATGGGCCATCGACCAACTGCTTCCCGTAGTGCCGCTTACGCGTATGAACGAAAAGCCTACGGTGAACTGCTCATTGGTTGATATTACCTGTGACAGTGACGGCAAAATTGATCAGTTTTCGATAGGCCGTGAAATTACTGATGTATTGCCGATGCACCCGCTTAAGAAAGATGAGCCTTATTATATCGGCTTGTTCTTAACTGGCGCATATCAAGATGTAATGGGTGACATGCACAACTTGTTTGGTCGCTTGAACGAAGTTCACATCTTTAGCTACGATGACGATCCAGAAGATTTTTACATTGAAGAAGTGGTGAAAGGCTCCTCAGTTGAAGATGTTCTCAACATTATGCAATACAACCCGCGGGCTATGGCGTCTGATGTGAAACGTCTTATCGACAGACAAGTGTCAGGTGGGAAAATTAATCCGAAAGAAGGTGTTCGCTGGACCGATTTTTACGAAAATTGCTTAAGCGGTTATACCTACTTAAAGCCTTAA
- a CDS encoding NAD(P)(+) transhydrogenase (Re/Si-specific) subunit beta — protein MNDIETIINLAYVVAAALFILGLKLLSHPDTAKRGNFVSAVGMLIAVVVTLLDQQIITYQWIILGVVIGGAFGAWKAKSVEMTAMPEMVSLFNGFGGAASLLLGWATLSGMSMVALQTATAFTYITLFFTILVGGVTFSGSVVAWGKLSGKMSSKAVIFTGLRELSVLHLIAMLVVGYLFTTEPQNTLWLYCAIALALSFGLWATISIGGADMPVVIALLNSYSGVAATAAGLATGNTILIVTGLLVGASGLILTNIMCKAMNRSLMNVLLSGFSKPVEAGEKIEGEIKILSAQDAFYVLEAAQSVLVVPGYGMAVAQAQHAVREMQSLLEENGCTVDYAIHAVAGRMPGHMNVLLAEADVPYDQLYEMDDVNPRMENYDVVIVIGANDVVNPAAKEMKGSPIYGMPVIEAYRAKTVFVLKRSANAGFAGVDNPLFFKDNTRMVLGDAKETINSIVREFGDD, from the coding sequence GTGAATGATATCGAAACCATAATCAATCTTGCGTACGTTGTAGCCGCAGCGTTATTTATTTTAGGGCTAAAATTGCTTAGCCATCCAGATACAGCAAAACGAGGTAACTTTGTCTCTGCTGTAGGTATGTTGATTGCCGTTGTAGTGACCTTGCTCGACCAACAAATAATCACGTACCAATGGATTATTTTAGGTGTTGTTATTGGTGGTGCCTTTGGGGCGTGGAAAGCCAAATCGGTGGAAATGACAGCCATGCCAGAAATGGTCTCGTTGTTTAACGGATTTGGTGGTGCAGCTTCATTATTGCTGGGTTGGGCTACATTGTCTGGCATGAGCATGGTAGCACTTCAAACTGCTACGGCGTTTACGTACATTACCTTGTTCTTCACTATTTTAGTGGGGGGCGTAACTTTCTCTGGCTCCGTGGTAGCTTGGGGTAAGTTGTCAGGCAAAATGTCATCTAAAGCCGTGATTTTTACTGGTCTTCGTGAGCTTAGCGTACTGCATCTAATTGCTATGCTGGTGGTAGGGTACTTATTTACCACTGAACCTCAAAATACGCTGTGGCTGTACTGCGCGATTGCACTGGCGCTAAGCTTCGGCCTGTGGGCAACCATCTCAATTGGTGGCGCCGATATGCCAGTGGTTATTGCCTTGTTGAATAGTTATTCAGGGGTAGCGGCTACGGCGGCAGGTTTGGCAACCGGCAACACTATTTTGATTGTTACTGGCCTACTGGTAGGCGCTTCAGGTCTTATTCTCACTAACATTATGTGTAAGGCGATGAACCGTTCACTAATGAATGTGTTGTTGTCTGGGTTTTCGAAGCCGGTGGAAGCGGGTGAAAAAATTGAAGGCGAAATTAAGATTCTGTCTGCCCAAGATGCATTTTATGTATTAGAAGCTGCACAGTCGGTATTGGTAGTACCGGGTTACGGAATGGCAGTAGCGCAAGCGCAGCACGCAGTACGTGAAATGCAGTCACTATTGGAAGAGAACGGATGCACGGTAGACTATGCCATTCACGCGGTAGCAGGGCGTATGCCGGGCCATATGAATGTACTGTTAGCAGAAGCCGATGTTCCATACGACCAACTGTATGAAATGGATGATGTTAACCCGCGTATGGAAAATTACGACGTGGTGATTGTTATTGGGGCTAACGATGTGGTGAACCCTGCCGCAAAAGAAATGAAAGGTAGCCCAATTTACGGTATGCCGGTTATTGAAGCGTATCGCGCTAAAACCGTATTTGTGCTTAAGCGCTCTGCCAATGCTGGTTTTGCAGGGGTAGATAACCCGCTCTTCTTTAAAGACAATACCCGTATGGTATTGGGCGATGCTAAAGAAACTATTAACAGTATCGTGAGAGAGTTTGGTGACGATTAA
- a CDS encoding NAD(P) transhydrogenase subunit alpha, producing MEIIYLLFIVLLAGFLGFELIRKVPATLHTPLMSGSNAISGITLVGALAASGGDNNVLTTVLGTAAVALASINVVGGYLVTDRMLSMFKKKDKK from the coding sequence ATGGAGATTATCTATTTACTGTTTATTGTGCTGCTTGCTGGTTTTCTTGGGTTTGAGTTAATTCGCAAAGTACCTGCAACTTTACACACGCCATTAATGTCGGGCTCTAATGCTATTTCAGGTATTACCTTAGTGGGCGCATTGGCCGCGTCTGGTGGCGACAACAATGTGTTGACCACGGTATTAGGAACGGCGGCGGTAGCGCTTGCCAGCATTAACGTTGTGGGGGGTTACTTGGTAACCGATCGCATGCTAAGTATGTTCAAAAAGAAAGATAAAAAATAA
- a CDS encoding NAD(P) transhydrogenase subunit alpha, protein MKIIVLNESKIPMPLSNVEKRCAVTPSSVQRLVKKGAQLHIESGAGLLSGYADKEYVDVGGIVIDDVNSALSTADMLVSVNKPAESQLSVMKKGAIVVGHLDPFFEQPLVESIANKGLTAISVEMIPRSSRAQKMDALSSQASLAGYVMVMQAANYLPSILPMMMTPSGTIKPAKVFIIGAGVAGLQAIATAKRLGANVLAYDTRPVVAEQVESLGGKFLKIDIGETGQTKDGYAKELTDEQKAKQQDAQRDAIADSDIVITTAQLFGRKPPVLISKETLALMKPGSVVVDMAAQSGGNVEGSVAGEVAQVHGVTVIGTGNWSQAVARAATDMYANNIYNLVDEFYDTETNAFGLNLEDDILSGCVIAHNGAITNDMLTNAYKGA, encoded by the coding sequence GTGAAAATCATAGTATTAAACGAATCGAAAATACCGATGCCACTATCCAATGTGGAGAAGCGCTGTGCAGTAACCCCATCAAGTGTGCAACGTTTGGTGAAAAAAGGGGCACAGCTTCATATAGAAAGTGGGGCAGGTTTGTTATCGGGATATGCCGATAAAGAATATGTAGATGTAGGTGGAATTGTTATTGATGATGTGAATAGTGCATTATCAACAGCCGATATGCTTGTAAGCGTAAATAAACCGGCTGAATCCCAACTGTCGGTGATGAAAAAAGGGGCCATTGTGGTTGGCCATCTTGACCCTTTCTTTGAGCAACCGCTGGTTGAGTCAATAGCAAACAAAGGCTTAACGGCTATTTCAGTTGAAATGATCCCCCGCTCATCTCGTGCCCAAAAAATGGATGCGCTAAGCTCACAAGCGAGCCTTGCCGGTTATGTCATGGTAATGCAAGCCGCGAACTACTTACCTTCTATATTACCTATGATGATGACACCGTCTGGCACAATAAAACCCGCCAAAGTGTTCATTATTGGTGCTGGCGTGGCTGGCTTGCAAGCTATTGCCACGGCGAAACGATTAGGGGCGAATGTACTCGCCTACGACACGCGCCCCGTTGTTGCTGAGCAAGTGGAATCTCTAGGCGGTAAGTTTCTTAAAATCGATATTGGCGAAACGGGTCAAACTAAAGATGGCTACGCCAAAGAGCTTACCGATGAACAAAAAGCGAAGCAGCAAGACGCACAGCGTGATGCTATTGCTGATTCAGACATTGTTATTACCACGGCGCAGCTGTTTGGTCGCAAACCGCCAGTGCTAATTAGCAAAGAGACTTTGGCACTAATGAAGCCTGGTAGCGTGGTGGTCGATATGGCAGCCCAATCTGGCGGTAACGTTGAAGGTTCTGTGGCCGGTGAAGTTGCGCAGGTTCATGGTGTAACAGTGATAGGCACAGGTAACTGGAGCCAAGCGGTTGCCCGCGCAGCCACTGATATGTACGCGAATAATATTTATAACTTGGTCGATGAATTCTACGACACCGAAACCAACGCGTTTGGTTTAAATCTAGAAGACGATATTTTAAGTGGCTGTGTTATTGCTCATAACGGCGCAATTACCAACGACATGTTAACCAACGCCTACAAAGGAGCGTAA
- a CDS encoding DUF6435 family protein produces the protein MKINESMAMFGIFNSNPSKKMRKQYNILLEKAMQAQRNGDMKTYAKLTEESETLWGEIEALEKQPQ, from the coding sequence ATGAAAATTAACGAGAGTATGGCTATGTTCGGTATTTTTAATTCTAACCCATCTAAAAAAATGCGTAAGCAATACAATATTTTGTTGGAGAAAGCCATGCAGGCTCAACGCAACGGTGACATGAAAACCTACGCAAAATTAACCGAAGAATCGGAAACCTTGTGGGGTGAAATTGAAGCCTTAGAGAAGCAGCCACAATAA
- the ppiC gene encoding peptidylprolyl isomerase PpiC gives MASASALHILVKTEKEAFAILEQLKKGKDFSTLAKRHSTCPSGKKGGDLGEFRRGQMVKAFDDVVFKKEVLKVHGPVKTRFGYHLIKTLYRN, from the coding sequence ATGGCATCGGCATCTGCACTACATATTCTGGTTAAAACTGAAAAAGAAGCTTTTGCGATATTAGAGCAGCTTAAAAAAGGGAAAGATTTTAGTACCTTGGCTAAGCGCCACTCTACTTGCCCTTCCGGCAAAAAAGGCGGCGATTTAGGTGAGTTTCGTCGCGGCCAGATGGTAAAAGCGTTCGACGATGTTGTATTTAAAAAAGAAGTATTAAAGGTGCATGGCCCAGTTAAAACCCGCTTTGGCTACCATCTAATAAAAACCCTATATCGAAACTAG
- the ureG gene encoding urease accessory protein UreG, protein MKKQVLRIGVGGPVGSGKTALLRQLCLSLRDKYNMAVVTNDIYTREDAEFLTKNDALAADRIMGVETGGCPHTAIREDASMNLAAIDELQARHNDLDFVLVESGGDNLSATFSPELSDLTIYVIDVSAGDKIPRKGGPGITKSDLLIINKIDVADLVGASLEVMDADTKKMRGDKPFIFSNMKTQQGLADIISFIEKEGMLSL, encoded by the coding sequence ATGAAAAAACAAGTTTTGCGTATAGGTGTGGGAGGACCGGTTGGTTCAGGTAAAACAGCCCTTCTTCGTCAGCTTTGCCTTTCGTTACGAGACAAGTACAACATGGCGGTTGTTACGAATGACATTTACACCAGAGAAGATGCCGAATTTTTAACGAAAAATGACGCATTGGCTGCCGATCGAATAATGGGGGTTGAGACGGGTGGCTGTCCACACACGGCTATTCGCGAAGATGCCTCAATGAATCTAGCGGCTATAGACGAGTTACAGGCACGTCATAATGATCTCGATTTTGTATTGGTAGAAAGCGGTGGAGATAACCTTAGTGCTACTTTCAGCCCAGAACTTTCTGACCTAACCATTTATGTTATTGATGTTTCTGCGGGCGATAAAATTCCACGAAAAGGTGGGCCGGGTATTACAAAATCGGATTTATTAATCATCAATAAGATAGACGTAGCTGACTTAGTTGGTGCATCGCTAGAGGTAATGGATGCAGATACTAAAAAAATGCGTGGCGACAAACCGTTTATATTTAGCAACATGAAAACTCAGCAGGGCCTTGCAGACATAATTTCGTTTATCGAAAAGGAAGGCATGCTGAGCTTGTAA
- a CDS encoding urease accessory protein UreF, with protein MKPAPQTSPLQLQRLLQLCSANLPVGGFSFSQGLEFATENGWLTDSASTESWIEVNLAESIAQTDLPIINRLYKALNVGDTKAFIYWNEHIVACRESHELLLSDLAMGKALMRLMNQLDDFNITPYSGLLEGLDCSFVSAYSLCAFTFNLDLLLAQSGYCWTYIDNQVAAATKLVPLGQTQAQNLLFRLSNNCEALIARANDVSDNDIGNSLPHLTMASAWHESQYSRLFRS; from the coding sequence ATGAAGCCGGCTCCTCAAACTAGCCCATTACAACTTCAGCGACTATTACAGTTATGCAGCGCTAATCTACCGGTGGGCGGATTTTCATTTTCACAAGGCTTAGAGTTCGCTACTGAAAATGGTTGGCTTACCGACAGCGCGAGTACTGAAAGCTGGATAGAAGTGAATTTGGCAGAGTCTATCGCTCAGACCGACCTTCCTATAATCAATCGTTTGTATAAGGCGCTTAATGTAGGTGATACGAAGGCATTTATCTATTGGAATGAGCATATTGTAGCGTGTAGAGAGAGTCATGAGTTATTGCTATCTGATTTAGCTATGGGGAAGGCGTTAATGCGCCTAATGAATCAACTAGATGATTTTAATATCACTCCCTATTCTGGCCTTCTTGAAGGATTAGATTGTAGTTTCGTAAGCGCATATTCGCTGTGCGCTTTCACTTTCAACTTAGATCTTTTATTGGCCCAAAGTGGCTACTGTTGGACTTATATAGATAATCAAGTAGCTGCCGCGACTAAGCTAGTGCCGTTGGGGCAGACTCAAGCACAGAACCTCCTGTTTAGGTTAAGCAATAATTGCGAAGCGCTAATTGCTCGAGCAAATGATGTGAGTGACAACGATATAGGTAATAGCCTACCCCACTTAACGATGGCCAGTGCGTGGCATGAAAGTCAATACTCGCGGTTGTTCAGGTCGTAA